The proteins below are encoded in one region of Clostridium fermenticellae:
- a CDS encoding metal-binding protein: MTIKEIMKYIESEYSVINDTPCEICGGEYIAENLEIDIIDDVPYDMCTCICSSCGHEKLFEFYAPFIEENNLKKAKNILN; the protein is encoded by the coding sequence ATGACCATTAAAGAAATAATGAAATATATCGAAAGTGAATATTCTGTTATAAATGATACTCCCTGTGAAATATGTGGAGGAGAGTACATAGCAGAAAATTTAGAAATAGATATTATTGACGATGTTCCTTATGACATGTGCACTTGTATATGTTCAAGTTGCGGACATGAAAAGCTCTTCGAATTTTATGCCCCTTTTATTGAAGAAAACAATCTTAAAAAAGCTAAAAATATCTTAAATTAG
- a CDS encoding nucleoside recognition domain-containing protein produces MINVIWFVILIFSIVFGLFTGRGDELSKAIISSADSSIKLIIGLIGIMSLWCGIMNIAKESGITSKLASLLKPILRFVFKDAARDEKTLGYIIMNLTANMMGLSNAATPFGIKAMQELSRLNNYKSAASNDMVLFLVINAVCIQLVPTTVISIRAASGSQDPAVIILPTIISSTISGICGVIICKILQRYF; encoded by the coding sequence ATGATAAATGTTATATGGTTTGTAATTCTGATTTTTAGCATAGTATTCGGACTTTTTACAGGAAGAGGGGATGAACTTTCTAAAGCAATAATATCTTCTGCAGATTCATCTATAAAACTTATAATAGGTCTTATTGGGATCATGAGTTTATGGTGTGGAATAATGAACATTGCTAAAGAGAGTGGAATAACATCTAAACTTGCTAGTCTCTTAAAACCTATTTTAAGGTTTGTTTTTAAGGATGCAGCTAGAGATGAAAAGACACTAGGGTATATAATTATGAACTTAACTGCTAATATGATGGGGCTTTCAAATGCTGCCACACCATTTGGAATAAAGGCTATGCAGGAACTTAGTAGATTGAATAATTACAAGAGTGCGGCTAGTAATGATATGGTATTATTTCTTGTTATAAATGCTGTTTGCATACAACTTGTACCAACAACTGTGATTTCTATAAGAGCAGCTTCTGGATCTCAAGATCCAGCTGTAATTATACTGCCAACAATAATTTCAAGTACTATATCAGGTATATGCGGAGTTATAATTTGCAAGATACTTCAGAGATATTTTTAA
- a CDS encoding spore maturation protein, whose translation MQYITKSIIPILILVVVTYGMIKNVKIYECFVDGAKDGIGICIKIFPYLLAMFIAIGVFRESNALNYFINIIRPVVKLIGLPPEVVPLIIVKPLSGSGALGVFAEILNKFGPDSQIGLISSIIMGSTETIFYTITVYFGAVGIKKIRHVLWAAFFADLISVICAVTLIRIMF comes from the coding sequence ATGCAATATATTACTAAGTCTATAATTCCTATATTAATTCTTGTAGTAGTTACATATGGTATGATTAAAAATGTTAAAATATATGAATGTTTTGTAGATGGAGCTAAAGATGGAATAGGCATATGTATAAAAATTTTCCCGTATCTTCTTGCTATGTTTATTGCAATAGGAGTATTTAGAGAATCCAATGCCTTAAATTATTTCATAAATATTATACGACCTGTGGTAAAGCTTATAGGACTTCCACCTGAAGTAGTACCTCTGATTATTGTAAAGCCACTGTCTGGCAGCGGAGCCCTTGGTGTATTTGCAGAAATACTAAATAAATTTGGCCCGGATAGCCAAATAGGATTAATATCATCTATAATAATGGGTTCTACAGAGACAATATTTTATACTATTACAGTTTATTTTGGAGCTGTTGGGATTAAAAAAATAAGACATGTACTTTGGGCAGCATTTTTTGCAGATTTAATATCTGTTATTTGTGCTGTTACTTTGATTAGAATTATGTTTTAA
- a CDS encoding uracil-DNA glycosylase, producing the protein MLKWRELYDECLKCDKCELCKNKTNMVFGDGNPRSKLMFIGEAPGADEDRTGIPFVGRAGQLLNKGLLELNLVRERDYYICNICKCRPRNNRTPYEEEAKACIPYLRNQTALIKPKIIVCLGATALKYILGSDFRITRDRGKWIERKGILLTSTFHPSAILRDQSKKASFWKDLKDIKQKYDQIKE; encoded by the coding sequence TTGTTAAAGTGGAGAGAACTATATGATGAGTGTTTAAAGTGTGATAAATGTGAACTGTGTAAAAATAAAACTAATATGGTATTTGGAGACGGAAATCCTAGATCAAAGCTTATGTTTATTGGTGAAGCTCCTGGAGCTGATGAGGATAGAACTGGAATCCCATTTGTAGGAAGAGCAGGACAACTCTTAAATAAAGGATTACTTGAGCTTAATTTGGTAAGAGAAAGGGACTATTACATATGTAATATATGCAAGTGCAGACCTCGAAATAATAGAACGCCGTATGAAGAAGAGGCTAAAGCTTGTATTCCTTATCTTAGAAATCAGACTGCACTTATAAAACCTAAAATAATAGTTTGTTTGGGAGCTACAGCGTTAAAATATATATTAGGGAGCGATTTTAGAATAACTCGAGATAGAGGAAAGTGGATAGAGAGGAAGGGAATACTCCTGACATCAACATTCCATCCATCTGCTATACTTAGAGATCAAAGTAAAAAAGCTTCTTTCTGGAAGGATCTAAAAGATATAAAGCAAAAATATGATCAAATAAAAGAATAA
- the metG gene encoding methionine--tRNA ligase, which translates to MKKRTYYVTTPIYYPSANLHIGNTYTTVAADVLARFKRLTGYDVMFLTGTDEHGQKIQRLAEAKGVTPKEYVDVIVSGIKDLWKIMNISYDKFIRTTDDYHIKGVQDIFKKLYDQGDIYKGYYEGWYCTPCESFWTETQLVDGNCPDCGRPVEKTKEEAYFFKMSKYAPRLIEYIENHPDFIQPESRKNEMLNNFLKPGLQDLCISRTSFDWGIPVTFDEKHVIYVWIDALSNYITALGYGSNNTEALDKYWPADIHLVGKDILRFHTIYWPIMLMALGMPLPKQVFGHGWLLVNGGKMSKSKGNVVDPVVLVNEFGTDPVRYYLLREIPFGSDGLFNNEIFINKINSDLANDLGNLLSRTCAMAEKYFDGIIPAPTAKENVDDNLIECALSTPKKLEDSMDKLRIPEALDTIWELVGKANKYIDETTPWILAKDEDKKDRLGTVIYNLVESLRFISVCLVPFLPETSEKINKQLNVDIATWDSLASFDGTQAGNKVQKGDILFPRIDVEKKIEELNRIKEQNKAAAKKTEMQPIKDQITIDDFEKIDLRVAKVLECESIKGAKKLLKFKVDLGGEQRQIVSGISKYYKPEELVGKSVIVVANLKPVKLMGEISQGMILSGATDDNSKLFTATLDGELPAGSIVR; encoded by the coding sequence ATGAAAAAGAGAACCTATTATGTTACAACACCAATTTATTATCCATCTGCAAATCTTCATATAGGAAATACTTATACTACTGTTGCAGCAGATGTCCTAGCAAGATTTAAGAGATTAACAGGATATGATGTAATGTTTTTAACTGGAACAGATGAACATGGTCAAAAAATTCAGAGATTAGCGGAAGCAAAAGGAGTTACACCAAAGGAATATGTTGACGTTATTGTCTCCGGGATTAAGGACCTTTGGAAAATAATGAATATAAGTTATGATAAATTTATAAGAACTACAGATGATTATCATATAAAGGGAGTTCAAGATATATTTAAGAAATTATACGATCAGGGAGATATATATAAAGGATACTATGAGGGATGGTATTGTACACCATGTGAATCTTTTTGGACAGAAACACAGCTTGTAGATGGCAATTGCCCTGATTGTGGCAGACCGGTTGAGAAGACAAAGGAAGAAGCATACTTTTTCAAGATGTCTAAATATGCCCCAAGATTAATAGAATATATAGAAAATCATCCGGATTTTATACAGCCGGAATCAAGAAAAAATGAAATGTTAAATAACTTTTTAAAGCCAGGACTTCAGGATTTATGTATATCAAGAACATCATTTGACTGGGGAATTCCTGTCACATTTGATGAAAAACATGTTATATATGTTTGGATAGATGCACTTTCAAATTATATTACTGCTCTGGGATATGGGAGTAACAATACAGAAGCGCTTGATAAATACTGGCCAGCTGATATACATCTAGTAGGAAAAGATATACTTAGATTTCATACAATTTATTGGCCTATTATGCTTATGGCCCTTGGAATGCCACTTCCAAAGCAAGTTTTTGGGCATGGATGGCTTCTTGTAAATGGTGGGAAGATGTCAAAATCAAAGGGAAATGTGGTGGATCCAGTTGTTCTTGTGAATGAATTCGGGACAGATCCTGTGAGATATTATCTTTTAAGGGAGATACCATTTGGATCAGATGGATTATTTAACAATGAAATATTTATAAATAAAATAAATTCTGATCTCGCAAATGATCTTGGAAATTTATTATCAAGAACTTGTGCCATGGCCGAAAAGTATTTTGACGGAATTATACCTGCACCAACTGCAAAGGAAAATGTTGACGATAATCTTATAGAGTGTGCATTGTCTACACCTAAAAAGTTAGAGGATAGTATGGATAAACTCAGGATACCTGAAGCACTTGATACTATTTGGGAGCTTGTAGGTAAGGCAAATAAATATATAGATGAAACAACTCCCTGGATTCTTGCGAAAGATGAGGATAAGAAAGACAGGCTTGGCACTGTTATTTATAATTTAGTTGAATCCTTAAGATTTATATCGGTATGTTTAGTACCTTTTTTGCCGGAAACAAGCGAAAAAATAAATAAACAGTTAAATGTAGATATTGCAACCTGGGATAGTCTTGCCTCATTTGACGGAACTCAAGCAGGAAATAAGGTACAAAAGGGAGATATTCTATTTCCTAGAATAGATGTGGAAAAGAAGATAGAGGAACTTAATAGAATTAAGGAACAGAATAAGGCAGCTGCAAAGAAGACCGAAATGCAGCCAATAAAGGATCAGATAACAATAGATGATTTTGAAAAGATAGATTTAAGGGTTGCCAAAGTTTTGGAGTGTGAGTCAATTAAAGGTGCAAAAAAACTGTTAAAGTTCAAGGTTGATTTGGGAGGAGAACAAAGACAGATCGTATCTGGAATATCTAAATATTATAAACCAGAAGAATTAGTTGGTAAATCTGTAATAGTTGTAGCGAATTTAAAGCCAGTTAAACTAATGGGAGAAATTTCTCAAGGAATGATACTTTCTGGAGCTACAGATGATAACAGCAAGCTATTTACTGCTACATTAGATGGAGAGCTGCCAGCCGGAAGCATTGTAAGATAA
- the rbr gene encoding rubrerythrin, producing the protein MKSLQGTKTADNLAKAFAGESQARNRYTYYGRKADKEGYKKIAAVFLEVADNERAHAKVFFDLLVRGLGKAHIKVDAEYPIGYGDTEQNLQYAAEGEKEEWGTLYPNFADQAKEEGFSEVESAFREIIKIETSHEQIYINLLNNLKSGTLYKRNTTKKWRCRNCGYIFEGTEAPKVCPACKHPQGYFEIMDNIEL; encoded by the coding sequence ATGAAAAGTTTACAAGGAACTAAAACAGCAGATAATCTTGCAAAGGCTTTTGCGGGAGAGTCTCAGGCTAGAAATAGATATACATACTATGGAAGAAAGGCAGATAAGGAGGGATATAAAAAAATTGCAGCAGTATTTTTAGAAGTGGCTGACAACGAGAGGGCTCATGCAAAGGTATTTTTTGATTTACTTGTGAGGGGACTAGGCAAAGCACATATAAAAGTTGACGCAGAGTATCCTATTGGATATGGGGATACAGAGCAGAATCTTCAGTATGCAGCGGAAGGTGAAAAAGAGGAATGGGGAACTCTTTATCCAAATTTTGCAGATCAAGCGAAAGAGGAAGGTTTTTCCGAGGTTGAAAGTGCATTTAGGGAGATAATAAAAATAGAAACATCTCATGAACAAATTTATATAAATTTACTTAATAATTTAAAGAGTGGTACTTTATATAAAAGAAACACAACTAAGAAGTGGAGATGTCGAAATTGTGGATATATTTTTGAAGGTACCGAGGCGCCTAAGGTATGTCCAGCATGTAAGCATCCTCAAGGTTATTTTGAAATTATGGATAATATTGAACTATAA
- a CDS encoding TatD family hydrolase has protein sequence MDEFNDNLIKNEVKIFDAHAHYDDEEFDNDRDELIKELQRNNIVGILNCGSSMKGSEDSVKLAREYDFFYAAVGIHPEYADKFNQEQVLKIRNLLMNDKVKAIGEIGLDYHYDENPSRNIQKKAFVSQMKIAEEFNLPVIIHDRDAHEDTLEIVKSFPNVKGEIHCFSGSVEFAKEYLKLGYYLGITGVVTFKNAKKTVKVVEQIPINRILVETDCPYMTPVPYRGKRNMSLYIYYIMNKISEIKGIPIQEVSFNTINNIKNLIGLR, from the coding sequence ATGGATGAATTTAATGATAATTTAATTAAAAACGAAGTTAAAATATTTGATGCACATGCACATTATGATGATGAGGAATTTGATAACGATAGAGATGAGTTAATAAAAGAACTTCAGAGAAATAATATTGTAGGTATATTAAATTGCGGGTCTTCTATGAAGGGTTCAGAGGACTCTGTTAAGCTTGCTCGAGAATATGATTTCTTTTATGCAGCAGTTGGTATACATCCAGAGTATGCAGATAAATTTAATCAGGAACAAGTGTTAAAAATAAGAAATTTATTAATGAACGATAAAGTTAAAGCTATAGGAGAAATAGGACTCGATTATCATTATGATGAAAATCCGTCTAGAAATATACAGAAAAAAGCCTTTGTAAGTCAGATGAAGATTGCTGAGGAATTTAATTTACCTGTTATTATACATGATAGAGATGCACATGAGGATACATTAGAAATTGTGAAATCATTTCCAAATGTAAAAGGTGAAATTCACTGTTTCTCTGGAAGTGTTGAGTTTGCAAAAGAATATTTAAAATTGGGATATTATCTAGGGATTACAGGTGTTGTTACATTTAAAAATGCGAAAAAAACAGTTAAGGTTGTAGAACAGATTCCTATTAACAGAATTTTAGTTGAAACGGATTGTCCTTATATGACGCCTGTGCCATATAGAGGCAAGAGAAATATGTCTCTGTATATATATTACATAATGAATAAAATATCTGAAATTAAAGGAATTCCAATACAAGAGGTGAGTTTTAATACTATTAATAATATAAAAAACTTGATTGGTTTAAGGTAA
- a CDS encoding 3D domain-containing protein yields the protein MVERLKIYFNKYFSNGPKVIIGVFLVILVSLVAIVYNSRKVVTVCIGDKQMRITTFSSNYKKALENNHIVLGPKDKTTPSLDGKVVDKGKITVKKAVNVEVKVDGKKLNIESAEDNVQKMLTAEKIKVNKSDEVNPVKSQPLRQGLTVVVTRLETKDIKGTKPIGYETVVKKDSTKEQGNNQVLQDGQSGEKEVVTRVLYRDGKEISRKIISEVVKRQPVQKIIAVGTLGAYTPSRGGKILYRNAVSMRATGYSAGYESTGKSPGDSDFGITASGTVARRSINGYSSVAVDPRIIPLGTKLYVEGYGYAIAEDTGGAIKGNRVDLFFDSASEANVWGVRNVNVYIIS from the coding sequence ATGGTGGAAAGATTGAAAATTTATTTTAATAAGTATTTTTCTAATGGCCCAAAGGTTATAATAGGTGTTTTTCTGGTAATTTTGGTATCCTTAGTAGCTATAGTATATAATTCTAGAAAAGTAGTAACGGTTTGTATAGGTGATAAGCAGATGAGAATTACTACTTTTAGTAGTAATTATAAAAAAGCACTTGAAAATAATCATATAGTATTAGGGCCAAAGGATAAGACAACACCAAGTTTGGACGGTAAAGTAGTAGATAAAGGTAAAATCACAGTAAAGAAAGCAGTAAACGTAGAAGTAAAGGTTGATGGCAAAAAATTAAACATAGAATCTGCAGAAGATAATGTCCAAAAAATGTTAACAGCTGAAAAAATAAAAGTAAACAAATCCGATGAAGTCAATCCAGTTAAAAGCCAGCCATTGAGGCAAGGGTTAACAGTAGTGGTAACTAGATTAGAAACTAAAGATATAAAGGGTACAAAACCTATAGGTTATGAAACTGTTGTAAAGAAAGATAGTACTAAAGAGCAGGGAAATAATCAGGTTTTACAAGATGGACAATCAGGAGAAAAAGAAGTAGTAACAAGAGTTTTATATAGAGATGGAAAAGAGATCTCGAGAAAGATTATAAGTGAAGTAGTAAAGAGACAACCAGTCCAAAAAATTATAGCTGTTGGTACTTTAGGAGCATATACACCTTCGCGTGGTGGAAAGATTTTATATAGAAATGCTGTGTCAATGAGAGCTACAGGGTATTCAGCTGGCTATGAAAGTACTGGCAAATCGCCAGGAGATAGTGACTTTGGAATTACAGCATCTGGTACAGTAGCAAGAAGAAGTATTAATGGATATAGTTCAGTGGCTGTTGATCCAAGAATTATTCCTCTAGGTACCAAACTATATGTTGAAGGATATGGATATGCAATTGCAGAGGATACAGGTGGTGCAATAAAGGGCAATAGAGTGGATTTATTTTTTGATTCTGCTTCAGAAGCCAATGTTTGGGGAGTAAGAAATGTAAATGTATATATAATTAGTTAG
- the rnmV gene encoding ribonuclease M5, with the protein MIKEVIVVEGRDDVTAVKNAVDAELIAVGGFGINKKVIQKIAEAQRRQGVIVLTDPDFAGEKIRKIISKRVKGIKHAYISQKDGIKDGDIGVENANPDIIIKALKNAKCEIKDKRSEFNMDDMIYFGLTGTSEAKCKRDELGKKLGIGYCNAAQFLRRLNNYGISKEEFIKALNNISEDKK; encoded by the coding sequence ATGATAAAAGAAGTTATAGTTGTTGAAGGCAGAGATGATGTAACAGCGGTCAAAAATGCCGTAGATGCAGAATTAATAGCTGTTGGTGGTTTTGGAATAAATAAAAAAGTGATACAAAAAATAGCTGAAGCTCAAAGGAGACAGGGTGTAATAGTATTAACTGATCCTGATTTCGCGGGAGAAAAAATAAGAAAGATAATTTCAAAGAGGGTCAAAGGGATAAAGCACGCATATATATCACAGAAAGATGGAATCAAAGATGGAGATATAGGTGTTGAAAATGCAAATCCGGATATAATAATAAAGGCTCTTAAGAATGCGAAATGTGAAATCAAAGACAAAAGATCAGAATTTAATATGGATGATATGATATATTTTGGATTAACGGGAACCTCCGAAGCTAAATGTAAGAGAGATGAATTAGGGAAAAAACTTGGGATAGGATATTGTAATGCTGCCCAATTTTTAAGAAGACTTAACAATTATGGAATAAGTAAAGAAGAATTTATAAAAGCTTTAAATAATATAAGTGAGGATAAGAAGTGA
- the rsmA gene encoding 16S rRNA (adenine(1518)-N(6)/adenine(1519)-N(6))-dimethyltransferase RsmA, protein MSIDVYTRDIVKRYGFKFSKSLGQNFLIDNSVLEDILGSADVSSDDVVLEIGPGVGTLTRELLKKAKKVYAVEVDSTLIPILKEELKEFDNFELINKDILKLDIKEILKEENNVKVVANLPYYVTTPIVLQLLNEDLNFKSLTVMVQKEVGERMAADPGCKEYGSLSVLVQYYCDIEIIRKVSSSCFVPSPKVDSVVIKLSKCKNPRVTIKDKDLFFKIVRFSFNMRRKTLWNALKPLNIDKEELRKIFEICDIDPKRRGETLSLDEFGRLSDFIYDFI, encoded by the coding sequence ATGAGCATTGATGTATATACTAGAGATATAGTAAAAAGGTACGGTTTTAAATTTTCAAAAAGTTTAGGACAGAATTTTTTAATTGACAATTCGGTCTTAGAAGATATATTGGGTAGTGCAGATGTATCAAGTGATGATGTTGTTTTAGAGATAGGACCTGGAGTAGGTACCCTCACTAGAGAACTTTTAAAGAAAGCTAAAAAAGTGTATGCAGTAGAGGTTGATTCTACTTTGATACCGATTTTAAAGGAAGAATTAAAGGAATTTGATAATTTTGAACTTATAAATAAAGATATACTTAAGCTAGATATTAAGGAAATACTCAAGGAAGAAAATAATGTGAAAGTAGTAGCCAATTTACCATACTATGTAACAACGCCAATAGTACTTCAACTTTTAAATGAAGACTTGAATTTTAAGTCATTAACTGTAATGGTTCAAAAAGAGGTTGGCGAAAGGATGGCAGCAGATCCAGGATGTAAAGAATATGGTTCTCTATCAGTACTTGTGCAATATTATTGTGATATAGAAATTATAAGGAAGGTTAGTTCTAGTTGCTTCGTGCCCAGCCCCAAGGTTGATTCAGTAGTTATAAAATTGTCTAAATGTAAAAATCCACGTGTTACTATAAAGGATAAAGATCTATTTTTCAAAATTGTAAGATTTTCTTTTAATATGAGAAGGAAAACTTTGTGGAATGCACTTAAGCCACTTAATATAGATAAAGAAGAATTAAGAAAGATCTTTGAAATATGTGACATAGATCCGAAGAGAAGAGGAGAGACTCTTTCCTTAGATGAATTTGGAAGGCTTTCTGATTTTATATATGATTTTATATAA
- a CDS encoding anaerobic ribonucleoside triphosphate reductase, whose translation MLYVVKRDGRKVEFDPGKIRNAIKGSSEEIGYDLKESDFIDLTQKVIKRIEELNIDEIEVENIQNIVEDTLMKNDYRQIGVAYSNYRKERTEIREIKSDLMKVIEKIGVETDRDNANVGNNFSSKLLRIASESNKWHNLASMPKYLAKAHENGDIYYHDLDSYNLTINCLHIPTKEILERGFNTGYGTIRKPRRIESAAELSCILLQSTQNDMFGGQSHPDFDNDMSEFVEPTREEIRNELLEVGVSENIEELVDKKLEKTVHQAMQGIVYNLNTMHSRAGSQVPFSSVNIGVPNSKDAALICEVFLMEYEKGLGKGEQPIFPNIIFRVKEGVNKNPEDPYYYLFKLACRVAAKRMNPTFMNLDADFNKYYYDKGILPATMGCRTYVMSNINGEAGTKGRGNIAPTTINLPRLGIIAKGDVDKFFNLLDAKLDMAKESLIHRYNVLKRLRVKDLPFVVGQGLMKGSEDLKQNDSIEPVLKQGTWAIGFIGLAETLIALTGHHHGETKEARELGFKIISYIREYVDKTTEETHLNWSCYATPAEGLSGKFIVQDKKIFGELKGITDKDYYTNSYHIPVSFPISIKDKIDIEAPYHKLCNGGHISYVELDDYPSQETVMDILKYAYTTNINYLGINFHIRYCKNCGTYLHGETECPKCGSSDIQGISRVTGYLSLDERFGSGKSAERSDRLSHSSQKKVYERI comes from the coding sequence ATGCTATATGTTGTGAAAAGAGATGGCAGGAAGGTTGAATTTGATCCTGGGAAAATAAGAAATGCTATAAAAGGTTCTTCAGAGGAAATAGGATATGATCTCAAAGAAAGTGATTTTATAGACTTAACTCAAAAGGTTATAAAGAGGATAGAGGAACTTAACATAGATGAAATCGAAGTTGAAAACATACAAAATATAGTCGAAGATACTTTGATGAAAAATGATTATAGACAAATAGGAGTTGCTTATTCAAATTATAGAAAAGAAAGAACTGAGATAAGAGAAATAAAATCTGATTTGATGAAGGTTATAGAAAAAATAGGTGTAGAAACCGATAGAGATAATGCTAATGTTGGAAATAATTTTAGTTCTAAATTACTTAGAATAGCTAGTGAATCAAATAAGTGGCATAACTTAGCATCTATGCCCAAGTATTTGGCTAAAGCACATGAAAATGGAGATATTTATTATCATGATCTAGATAGTTATAATCTTACTATTAATTGTCTCCATATACCAACTAAAGAAATACTAGAAAGAGGATTCAATACAGGATATGGAACTATAAGAAAACCAAGGAGAATAGAATCTGCTGCTGAATTGTCTTGTATATTATTACAGTCAACTCAAAATGATATGTTTGGAGGCCAGAGTCATCCAGACTTTGATAATGATATGAGTGAATTTGTTGAACCTACAAGGGAAGAAATAAGGAATGAATTATTAGAGGTTGGCGTTAGTGAAAATATAGAAGAATTAGTTGATAAAAAACTTGAGAAAACAGTACATCAGGCAATGCAGGGGATAGTATATAATTTAAATACTATGCATTCACGTGCTGGTTCACAGGTCCCATTTTCATCAGTTAACATAGGAGTGCCAAATTCTAAAGATGCCGCCCTCATATGTGAAGTGTTTTTAATGGAATATGAAAAAGGACTTGGCAAGGGAGAACAACCTATATTTCCTAATATAATATTTAGAGTAAAAGAAGGGGTTAATAAAAACCCTGAGGATCCTTATTATTACTTATTTAAGTTAGCATGTAGGGTTGCTGCTAAAAGAATGAATCCAACTTTTATGAATTTGGATGCAGATTTTAATAAATACTACTATGATAAAGGAATATTACCAGCTACCATGGGATGCAGAACATATGTGATGTCGAATATAAATGGAGAAGCTGGTACAAAGGGAAGGGGGAATATTGCGCCTACTACTATAAATCTTCCTAGGCTTGGAATAATTGCAAAAGGTGATGTAGATAAATTTTTTAATTTGTTAGATGCAAAACTTGATATGGCTAAAGAATCACTTATCCATAGATATAATGTATTAAAAAGATTGAGGGTTAAAGATCTTCCATTTGTTGTAGGCCAAGGGCTTATGAAGGGATCTGAAGATTTAAAGCAGAATGATTCAATAGAACCAGTACTTAAGCAGGGAACTTGGGCAATTGGATTTATAGGTTTAGCCGAAACATTAATTGCCTTAACAGGACATCACCATGGAGAAACTAAAGAAGCTAGAGAACTCGGATTTAAGATAATATCATACATAAGAGAATATGTTGATAAAACTACAGAAGAAACTCACTTGAATTGGAGCTGTTATGCAACTCCGGCAGAAGGTCTTAGTGGAAAGTTTATAGTTCAGGATAAAAAAATATTTGGAGAACTCAAAGGGATAACTGATAAAGATTATTATACTAATTCATATCACATACCGGTAAGTTTTCCTATATCTATAAAGGATAAGATAGATATAGAGGCTCCTTATCATAAATTATGTAATGGTGGACATATAAGTTATGTGGAGTTAGATGATTATCCTTCTCAGGAAACAGTAATGGATATATTGAAGTATGCTTATACTACCAATATAAATTATTTGGGGATTAATTTTCATATAAGATATTGCAAGAATTGTGGGACATATCTTCATGGAGAAACTGAATGCCCTAAATGTGGGAGCAGTGATATACAGGGAATTTCAAGAGTTACAGGATATCTTTCATTGGATGAGAGGTTTGGATCAGGAAAGTCAGCAGAAAGATCAGATAGATTGTCACATTCTAGTCAGAAAAAGGTGTATGAAAGAATATGA
- the nrdG gene encoding anaerobic ribonucleoside-triphosphate reductase activating protein has product MKTQMKQTKTIRLAGISYESLVNGPGMRRVFFSQGCKHNCKGCFNPSTHSFDDGELKDMDELVNDIKQNPILHGVTFSGGDPLEQAEEFAYMGEKIKELGLDIWCYTGYKFEYIFENRFEIKGWNRLLNCIDVLVDGRFEEKKYNPKLKFRGSSNQRIIDVKKTLKSKSIQILNY; this is encoded by the coding sequence ATGAAAACTCAAATGAAACAAACTAAAACTATAAGATTGGCAGGAATATCTTATGAAAGTCTTGTAAACGGACCTGGAATGAGGAGAGTATTTTTTTCTCAGGGGTGTAAACATAATTGTAAAGGTTGCTTTAATCCATCAACACATTCATTTGATGACGGAGAGTTAAAAGATATGGATGAACTTGTTAATGATATAAAGCAGAATCCAATACTTCACGGAGTGACATTTTCTGGAGGAGATCCGCTTGAACAGGCAGAAGAGTTTGCCTATATGGGTGAAAAAATAAAAGAATTAGGTCTTGATATATGGTGCTATACTGGATACAAATTTGAATATATTTTTGAAAATAGATTTGAAATAAAAGGTTGGAATAGACTCCTAAATTGTATAGATGTACTTGTTGATGGAAGATTTGAAGAAAAAAAATATAATCCTAAACTTAAATTCAGAGGATCCTCAAATCAAAGAATTATAGATGTGAAAAAAACTCTTAAATCTAAAAGTATTCAAATATTAAATTATTGA